From the genome of Longimicrobium sp.:
AGCCGAACACAGTCAAAGCCGCCTCCCGTCGCGGATAGTCATTCCGCATAGAGTGACTCTGTCAAACTAGGCTAGAAATGGCAAAACTTATGTTTTTTTGAGAGGCATGGCGCCGGCGGCCCCGCATCAATCATGCCGTGCGGTCCAGGGTTCCTTCGACCAGCGCTCGCCGAGTTCCGCCAGCAACCGCCGCAGCATCGGCTCCCAGGCGGCCTGGCCGATGAAGCGCGGGATATAGCCCTGCGCCCGGGCCTGGGCCTTGAATTCCGGATCCACCACCACCGCCTTCAGCGCCGCGAGCAGGGGGGCGAGTACGGCACGATCGGTGCCCGCCGGCACGGCAAATCCGCGATAGGCGGCGAAGTGCAGGGCGATGCCTTGCTCGGCGAAGGTCGGCACGTCCGCCAGCAGGTCGCTCCGCTGCGGCTGCGCCAAGGCGAGT
Proteins encoded in this window:
- a CDS encoding tripartite tricarboxylate transporter substrate-binding protein, whose product is MLGSQAVLGTPPHGSAAQLAAIALGRALPLDLLPFASGPAARQAVLAGNIACALLALPAAIVALRDGRLSGLALAQPQRSDLLADVPTFAEQGIALHFAAYRGFAVPAGTDRAVLAPLLAALKAVVVDPEFKAQARAQGYIPRFIGQAAWEPMLRRLLAELGERWSKEPWTARHD